In the Verrucomicrobiota bacterium genome, TGGCAAGTCCGGGTAACGGAAGATGGCGTTTAGGCTCATGCTGCCGCCCCCGCTCCAGCCCCAGACGCCCACGCGCCCGGCATCCGCCTCCGGCCATCGCTGGAGCATCAAACGCACAGCCGCGGCCTGATCGTGCGTCGCGAGGATGCCGATTTGGCGATGCACACTGCGCCGCCAGTCGCGTCCGCGCGGTGTGGCCGTGCCGCGATTGTCCACGCTGGCCACGAGGTAGCCTTGTTGAGCGAGCATCCAACTGTTGCAGGACGAGGTGCGCGCCGTCCGGTGTCCATTCGAGGTGTGGCAGGTAATGTTCGCGCGGATCGCCCGGGATTTGCAGCCAGCGCACTTTGCCTCCGGTCACGGCGACCACGCCCAGTCGCGTGGCCGAGTTCGTCTCCCCCACCTTGGGATAGGGGAAGGAAGTGATCGTCGGATAATTGCCGGCCGTGTTGTCGAGGAGATGAAACTGGCGCACGCCTCTGAGATCGAATTGCCAGAAGGCGAGCGAGCGACCGTCCGGGCTCCAGCGAAAGCCGTCGCGGATATCCAGTTCCTCCTCGACTCGATGTGCAACGGCTCGCTCTGCCCATCCGGAATGAAGGCACTGCCCGGCACGACGATTTCCTTGTGGCCGGAGGCGGCATCGTTGCGCACCAGGTCGCGTCCCTTGCCTCCGGCTTGCGGCGGCGCTTCGAGGGTGAAGTAAGACGCGGTGCGTCGGCTCCACTTGTATTCGCCCGGGCCGCGTTCCCTGAATTCGCCGGTGTCAAAAATCCGGTCCAGCGTGAGCAGCGTGGGATCAGTCGTGGCCGATTGAGACCGGGGCGCGGGGGCTTCGCCCTTGCGTGAGCGTTCCTCAGCCTGCCGACGGATGGCGGCTTTCGCCTGTTGCAGCCGCTCCGGCCACACGAACTTCGGAGCCTTCGCCGGATCGTATCCTGCCATGTGGCCGGTGAGCCGCGTGGTGGGCTTGGTGTATTTCAGCACGGTGTCGCCGAAAACCTCGCGGCACATGGCAGCGAGGCCGGGGTCGTATTCGAGCAATTCGGCGCGCGTGTTGACGTGATTGTGGTCGTGGTCGTTCTCCCGATTGTCGTCGAACCACGACTGGACGCCCTCGGCGAAATACTCGTGGTGATTCACGGCTGCATATTTGCCCTTCCAGAGGCCGGCCTTCATCGCCCGGTCGTAAGTCTCCTTCAGGCGCGTGTCAAAAGCGGGGTCCACGTTGACCAGGCCGCGCAGGTGCAGGTTGTGTGCGAACTCGTGGATCAAGATATTCTCCGCTGAGTACGGGTCACCGGCGTAGGCGAGGAGATTTTCTTCGCCACAGGAACAGAACGGATCCGTTTCGCTGCCGCCCAGGCCGCGGGCACGGGCGTCCCAGTAGTCTCGGGCGGGAACCCCCGGAGCCTCGGCATCTGGCGCATTTGCCAGCGAGGCCCACTCGGGCTGGTCCGTGGTAAATTCATTCCAGGCCAGAATCGAGAGTCGTGAACCGCTTTTGATCATCGCCTCCCGCACGTCGGGTCGCTTGGCGAGCATCAGGTCCACGAGGTAGGCGGCTTCCTTGAGCGCGTAGGGGTTCACCTTCGCTGACGCGACAATCGGATAGCCGTGGGCGGTGACCCGCTGAGTGTAGAATGCCGGCACACCGTCCTTGTCCGGCGGATCGAAGCGCACGGCTTGCACCGGCACGGCGCTGGTCACGTTCATCTCGGCCTTGTCCTGCTGTCCGACAATGACGAAGCGGTGGCCGTGGGTTGTCGTGATGATGGTGTTCTTTCCCGGAGCAATCGAGCCGTTGGGCACGCGCTCGGTGTCGTCCTTGAGCCAGAACACGTCCACCATCTGTTTGCTGCCGTTGATGATCTGGAGCTTCGGGCGCGGCGCGGCGGTGGCGGGTTGCGGATGGAGAACCGAAAGCAGGCAAACCAGGCCGGCGCAAAGATGAGTAGCGATCGCTTTCATGGATTGATTCTCATGAACCTTTCAAAGCCTGACAAACTCCGTCTGCATTTCTCCGGTCACGCGCGCCCCGCGTTCCTCGACGAACAGGTTGATCTCGGTCCGCACGCCGAAGTCCGGCAGGTAAAGCGCCGGTTCGATGGAGAAACAGGTCCACGGAATGATGGGGCGCTCGTCGTGCGTCTCCATGTTGTCGATGTTCGCGCCGACGCCGTGGACTTCGCGGCCGATGGAGTGGCCGGTCCGATGCCGGATGTTGTCTCCGTAACCGAGGCTCTGGATGTAGCTGGCGACTGCGTCGTCCACCTCGAAGCCCCGCAGAGTGCGGCCGGCCGCGCGGGCTTCCCGAACCACCTTGATGCCGACATCGCGCGCGCCCATGGTCACGGCGAACGCCTTCACCATCGGCTCCGGCACTTGCGCGCCGCAATACGCCATCCAGGTGATGTCGTAATAGACCGCGTCGGGTTGATCGAGCTTGGCCCACAAATCCAGCAGCACCAGGTCGCCGCGCCGGATTGGGGCGCTGCCCTTTTCCGGCGGACAATAGTGCGAGTCCGCGGCGTTCACGTTCGCGCCCACGATGGGCGGATGGTTGGTGGTCAGGCCGCGTTCCTTGAAGCGGCGCATCACGAACTGCTGCACGCCGTATTCGTCCAGGGGCTGTCCGGCGAGGGTGAACTGCTTGATGAAGTCGAACGCCTCCGCCCGGATGACGTCCACCCGGCGGCCCGCCTCGAGGTGCATCTCCAACTGGGCGGGCGTCCACTTCGCCTCGAAGACCTGGATCAACTCGGCCGAACTGACCACTTCCACGCCGAGGCTGCGGATGAGTTCCACGGTGCCAGCGTCCACGTTGGCGACGTAGGGCACGGCGCAGCGGGGCGAATACTGCATGGCGACCTTCTTCGCGCCCTGGAGAATCTGCTGGAGCCCGGTTTCCTGCTCCTGCCAGCGGGCGTAGAAGATTTTTTGTCCGGGCAGAATATTGAGCACGTGCGGTTCGACCTTGTGGATCAAGGCGCGCGGTTCGCCGCGTGCGGGAATGAAGTAATACCAGCGCCGGGTGACGTGGCTGGCCAGGTCGAGCCCGAGCACGTGATAGGCGAGCGGATCGCGCAGGTGATGATCGAAGAACAGCCAGCCATCGAGGCCGTTCGTCCGGAGTTCGTGTTGGAGGGAATCAATGTTCATCGTCTTGTCCGTTACCCGCAACTCCATCGGTCTCCGCATGTTGCTGATTTCGAGTCATTGCAAGGTCAGCGATAGTGGGAAACGGGGCGCGGCTTGACGCCGAGCTTTTCGTAGTTGAAACCGCTGCCGAGCGGCTGGTAGTTGCCGACGATTTCCACGCTGCGACTGGCGCTGATGGAGGACTCCATCCCCATGCCCCAATAGGCGGCATTGATGATCAGGCGGCGCAGGCCGGCGCTTTTCAGGTCGGTGCCGCTGCCCATTGTGCAGTGAAAGACGCGCGCGGTTTTGCCGCCGCTGGTCTGCCAGTGCTTCACCCACGCGACCGGGAGCGGTTCAAGTTTTTCATTCGGCGGGTCATCGGGCTGGCGGCCCATGAGCGGTTGGCCCCAGACCAGCGCGGTGCAACCCGCCGGCAGGCCCGCGCCTTCTTTGTAGGTGCGATACACATCCGAGTTACCCCAGATGTCGGTGACACCGGTGAGGACGGGATGGCGCTTCTGCTCCTCGACGATTTTCCCGCGCGTGGAATCGGCCATCCAGCGTCCGTGATGATTCAGGAACGTGCCGCCCAGCACGTCCTCGCCCCAGCGCACCTGCTTGCCGTTGATTTTGTAAGGTAGCGCGCCGCGAAAGCCGTGATTCGCGGTGCGGAGCGCGATGATGGGCTTGCCAGAGTCCACATATCTTACGATGTGTTCCTGCTCCGACTTGGGCAGCGTGAGCAGGCGGGTGAGAAAGATGACGAGATCGGCGATGGCAAGATGTTCGAGGCCGGGGATGTGATGTTCCTTGAACTCCGCCTCTTTTCCCTTCTCGGGATAGACCGGCATCGTGGGATCCACCTCGCCGCGCTCATTCACGCCGAAAAGCACGGTGCAATCGAACCCATGATGCGTGCTGAGAACTTTCGCCAGCATGGGCATGGACTGCTCGCCGCGATATTCCTGCTCCGCCGCGATGAGAATGACGTGTTTGCCTTTGCCGGGGCCGTCGCCGCCGGGATAGGTCAGCCATTGCGGATTCTGCGGCACGGGATGCGCGAAGACCGGGACAGAGACCGCGAGAAGAATGCTGAGGAGAGCTGCCAGAAGAACCCGGACAGAAGCCGCTGACAGAAAGAATGGGGCAGAAGAAACAGGAGCTTCAAGAGCAGGAACCAACCAATTCTTTCTGCCCCCTTCTCTCTGCCAGATCACCAGTGCGACGATGTTCTTCATGCGCTCACCTCGGGATTTCGTTCAGCGTGTAATAAGCGCGGTCGTGGAGCAAGGCTTCGCCATCGCGAGACTTGAAGTCGCGCAGATGGAAGTCGTGAACGTGGCCTTGCACAAGTCCCCGCACGCGCAGGCGGACGCTCATTCCATCGGGCGCGACTTCGGCGGCGGTGATGGTCGGCGTCGTTTGGTCCACTTCAGGGCTGCCGTAGCCTTGCTGGTAGATGTGCGTGTAGGTCTGGAGCACGTAGCTCTCGGGCCGCGCGGCTTGTGCGGGATCGGCGGGGCGCGTGAAGCGCACGACAAAGCCATCCGGCTGCGCACGGATGTCGAGAATCTCGAAGGGCGTCTTGCCGGTCCAGTCGAGCCGCTGGAGCAGGTTGTCCTTCATGCCTCGCACGGGCCAGCCGCGGTTCGTGCCGCCAGCGATGAGTTTGCCTTGTGGAGTGAAATGCACCGCGAGCAACCCGGTGCCGAGTCCTTCGCGGAACGGATAACACGCGCCCTGCCACACGCCGTTCACCTGCTCCGTCGTCGCGCGCATCACGATGCTCAACGTATAGTCGCCGACAAAAATCTGGTTGTCGAACGGCCCAAACTTCCCGCCCGCGCGACAGACTTCAAAGCCGGAAATCGAGCGGCCCATTTTCTTGTAGGGGAACACCACGGCGTAGGGCACGAGTTCCTTCACGCGCTTGCGCTCGGTTTCCATGCGCGAGGGCGTGTTGGGCATGACGGGGGCGGAGCCCATGTTCGTCGCGAAGGGATACCAATTGAAGCTGATGGGATGGCCCATGAAGCCGCCGGGCTTGAGGTGTTTCAGCGAACACGAGCCATTCCACGGCCCCTGACTTTCCACGTAAAACATCTCGCCGTGCTCGTTCGCGCCCACGCCGAGCGGGCTCCGCAGCCCGCTGCAAACCGGTGTCGTCCTGCCGTCGGGCGAAATCTTCAACGCCCACCCGCGGAACAGCGCCTTCGAGTTGTAGGACTCGGACAGCCCCAGCGCGACGTAGAGGTTGCCCGCCGCGTCGAACTTCGAGCCGAGCGCGAACTCGTGGTAATGCCCGAAGCCCCAGCCGTCGCTCACCGTGTCGTAACGGTCCGCGCGCCCGTCGGCGTTGGTGTCGCGGATGCGCGTGACCTCCGTCGCGTGCGTGGCGTAGAACGCGCCGTCGCGCCAGGCGAGGCCCAGCACTTCATCCAGCCCGCTGGCAAACGTGCTCACTTTCGGCCGCGGATTCTCGTCGCCCACGCCGCTGAACAGCAGAATTTCCCCGCGCCGCGTCCCTACCGCGAGCCGGCCATCCGGCAGCGACACGAAACTGCCCGCCTCGACATAGACGCCCCCGGGCATCGGCACGTTGACGATGCGATAGTAAGCCGCCTCCCGCTCCGCCGTGCCCCAGGTGTCGCCGAAATCTTCGGCAGCGGTTGCAGTCGGGCAGCAAATGCTGACAGAAAGAAGGGGGCTGAAAAAAAGGAATCTGATCATCAGTGTCTTCATTCTTTTTGCCCCTTTCTTTCTGTCAGCAGTCTTCATGGTCTTCCGGTCAGGTGATATTCGATGGTGAATGAACCGCTCACGGGCACGAGCAGTTCACGCGCGCCGTCCGCGTCGCGCACGCTGGCCGCAGCGGACACCCGCACCAGCAGTCCTTTGCCCACGATAAACTCACGTTCGCCTCTCGGCTGAATCGCCTTCTCGGCGGCCATGCGGAAGTGCATTCCCGGCGGTGGTGCGGCGGGGAATTTCAACGTTCGTTCGAGGAACAGTTTCCCGGCGTCGTCACGCCGTTCGATGAAGAAATCCTCGACCGCGAAGCCATTGACGGTGTAGCGGAGCGCAGGGCGCTGCTGTGCGTCGAGGGTGTAGCCATTGAACGAATGCGGTGACGGCTGCGGCGTGTCGTCAGGGATGGGCCATGCGGCGTCGGGCGTGTCGAGCAGGGCAAAGGCCGGGCCGGACGGGAAGTTCACAACATCTTTTCCCAACAGTCGCGCCTGGCCGGATCCTTGTCCGCGCCACAAGCCGGATGCCTCGATGAAGCCGCCGCTCCACAACGAGCCGAGCCGCATCTGCGCCGCGTCGAACGCGAGATTGATGCCGCCGGGATAACCGACACCCAGGCCGCGTTTACCAATGCCGGGGAACGCGCGCCGGATGATGACGGCCTCGTCTTTCACCTGCACCACGAGCGGCTCCAGCACCAGCCCGCGCGGCTCGCCGGCCTCGGGGCCGCGTGCGAGCCATTGCCAGAGCGCGTCGCGCTGCCGGCCAGGGTCGCCGCCGAGCACTTCGGGCAGCGGCGATTTCCCGTCCGGCCAAAACGCCGGCATGATGGTGAGCGGCGAGAATCGCTGCGGGCTGGTCATGTAATGGTGGAACCAGTTTTCCTCCAAGCGCTCCGTCATTGTCATCAAGTCGAGCGCGCGGATGGCCCCCGCACTCTTCTCGCGAAACGTGTGGCAGGCGATGCAGTTGAAACCCTTGCTGCCCGCCAGTTCACGTCCGGCCTCATGCGGCTTGTCGCGCTTGGCAACGGGCGTGAACTCAGCAGGCGGCAGCGTGTCGAGTTGCCTGAGCCAGCCCGCGAGCGCCTCGGTGTTGGCGGAGCCGAACTTCGGCATCCGCGTGTGGAGGTAAGGCCGCGCCGACGCGCCGTTCGCCATCACGTCGCGCAACCACGCCGCCTTGAGCTTCGCGCCCACACCGGTGAGCGGCGGCGGCAGCCGGCCCTGATCGCCGAGGTTTTCGTCCTTGCCGGTGAAATACTCGTTGCGATTTGTGGCGACGCCACCCAACCCGTCGCGCTGATGGCAGGCGACGCAATTCAGCCGCGTCAACGAAAGCTGCGCCTGCTCTACAGGCGTCCATGCCTTCGCTTCCTGCGCGAGCGCCGCCTTCACCGCCGTCCGCTGTGCCG is a window encoding:
- a CDS encoding aminopeptidase P family protein, whose protein sequence is MNIDSLQHELRTNGLDGWLFFDHHLRDPLAYHVLGLDLASHVTRRWYYFIPARGEPRALIHKVEPHVLNILPGQKIFYARWQEQETGLQQILQGAKKVAMQYSPRCAVPYVANVDAGTVELIRSLGVEVVSSAELIQVFEAKWTPAQLEMHLEAGRRVDVIRAEAFDFIKQFTLAGQPLDEYGVQQFVMRRFKERGLTTNHPPIVGANVNAADSHYCPPEKGSAPIRRGDLVLLDLWAKLDQPDAVYYDITWMAYCGAQVPEPMVKAFAVTMGARDVGIKVVREARAAGRTLRGFEVDDAVASYIQSLGYGDNIRHRTGHSIGREVHGVGANIDNMETHDERPIIPWTCFSIEPALYLPDFGVRTEINLFVEERGARVTGEMQTEFVRL
- a CDS encoding ThuA domain-containing protein, with protein sequence MKNIVALVIWQREGGRKNWLVPALEAPVSSAPFFLSAASVRVLLAALLSILLAVSVPVFAHPVPQNPQWLTYPGGDGPGKGKHVILIAAEQEYRGEQSMPMLAKVLSTHHGFDCTVLFGVNERGEVDPTMPVYPEKGKEAEFKEHHIPGLEHLAIADLVIFLTRLLTLPKSEQEHIVRYVDSGKPIIALRTANHGFRGALPYKINGKQVRWGEDVLGGTFLNHHGRWMADSTRGKIVEEQKRHPVLTGVTDIWGNSDVYRTYKEGAGLPAGCTALVWGQPLMGRQPDDPPNEKLEPLPVAWVKHWQTSGGKTARVFHCTMGSGTDLKSAGLRRLIINAAYWGMGMESSISASRSVEIVGNYQPLGSGFNYEKLGVKPRPVSHYR
- a CDS encoding c-type cytochrome; translation: MVDAKKESGRNFLPMKSFFLLAAALLLAPKSWSAAPPVIGGLEREGTENLASAVLVSELGCAACHASGQPAFAAKMGPELSGVGARSNGAHLRRFLASPSGVKPGTTMPDVLGHLPETQRDEAANALAHYLATLGKPVASGLPGTEAVERGRALYHSVGCVACHSSEKPLPGSVPLGPLAEKFTLFSLTEFLKDPLAARPSGRMPDSHLEHAEAEDIASYLLREQKVALETFQPDAKLAARGKQLFVEHRCQACHSTGEKVAPAALAALSKVRPGEGCLSEKRGDWPRYPLSTAQRTAVKAALAQEAKAWTPVEQAQLSLTRLNCVACHQRDGLGGVATNRNEYFTGKDENLGDQGRLPPPLTGVGAKLKAAWLRDVMANGASARPYLHTRMPKFGSANTEALAGWLRQLDTLPPAEFTPVAKRDKPHEAGRELAGSKGFNCIACHTFREKSAGAIRALDLMTMTERLEENWFHHYMTSPQRFSPLTIMPAFWPDGKSPLPEVLGGDPGRQRDALWQWLARGPEAGEPRGLVLEPLVVQVKDEAVIIRRAFPGIGKRGLGVGYPGGINLAFDAAQMRLGSLWSGGFIEASGLWRGQGSGQARLLGKDVVNFPSGPAFALLDTPDAAWPIPDDTPQPSPHSFNGYTLDAQQRPALRYTVNGFAVEDFFIERRDDAGKLFLERTLKFPAAPPPGMHFRMAAEKAIQPRGEREFIVGKGLLVRVSAAASVRDADGARELLVPVSGSFTIEYHLTGRP